Genomic segment of Sarcophilus harrisii chromosome 4, mSarHar1.11, whole genome shotgun sequence:
ttatttttttctttgtaatttcttttttccctcctacctTATAGAATCCCAGttctccatttctcctttcttcacctACCCTTTAAtgagatcttttttcttttgaacagtGAAGAAGACTTGGGAGGACATTGAGGATATTTCCTGCAGAGACTTCATTGAAGAATATATCACTGCCTACCCCAACCGTCCTATGGTACTCCTTAAGAGTGGGCAGCTCATAAAGACTGAATGGGAAGGCACTTGGTGGAAGTCGCGTGTGGAAGAGGTGGATGGCAGTCTTGTCAAGATCCTGTTCCTGGTATGGTCTCATCCTAGGCTTGTGGGGAGGAAGTCATTAAGTGGGAGAGAAGCTAATAAGGGTCAGTGGGTATTTCACAGAGGCTCCTATCTCTTCCTTCACTCCCACTTGTTCTAGTCATTTATAGGAAGACTTCATTTCTAGCAAGAGTATCTTTGTAAGTTGATATATAGTAGTTTCTTTTGTGAAGGAAGTAGACGTAGATTCTGCCACTGGATAACTAGCTAATGGAGGAAACACAGCAGAAACAGGAGATAAAAATAGTAGAGACATAGATACAAGCTTGAATTCAGTACCGAGCAAACCATGTACTATTGATTCTTGTCATTTATAGGAGTTATGTTCTGTAAGTTGCTGCAAATGCTGAATTAGCGAATACTAATTGTATTGCTTCTGAAGCATTGCTCCTAGGGGGTAAATATGGGGTTAGCTTCCTGTGTGCCTCTGGTCACAGCATTTCTGGAGTGGCCTCGTGTACAGATGAGTgaatttctccttccttgatgCAGTACCTTTCCTCATACCTGCAGGAAGCTTATCTAATACACAACCTCAGCGGGAATATGTGCACTGTGCAAATCCAGCTTTTCACCACTGCACTTGTCTGCAGATTATCACAAGAGTGCCATGTACATCGATTTCgaggtttaaaataaattttagcaaGTAGGTAAATTCATAAATCCAGAATTCTAAAAAACGAGCATCCGTTGTATATTCATTGGACAGTTAGTGCTTGGCTTGATGGCATGTGTGGCATATGGTTAGatgttttctctccccttttagaGCTTACAGTCTAAATGCAGAATCAAGTTGGGCCAGTAGGCAAATCAGTTATTAATACAATTTCTTGAGTACCTCTTGGTTATAGAGCCTTATAGATAATACTgtggaaagataaaaaggatgAAGGAACTTGGGCTCTAGGGCCTAGGACAAGTATAGTTTAATTTGGATAaacaaacatatgaaaaaatagttaataataattaccaaatagaatatacaaaagaatgcaaattaacgaactaaaattatattgttattcCAGTATGGGacaaaatgtgatttaaaaagaGGGATCTTGCAGTGGTGAGGGATATAGGGATCATTAAAGGAAATTTCCTCAGAGGAAGCACCTTTGGTGTGCTCCCTACAAATGACAGGACAGAATCCggcctctctcccttctcccccgaCATCAGGATGACAAGCGCTGTGAATGGATCTATCGAGGCTCTACCCGACTAGAGCCCATGTTCAGCATGAAGACATCCACAGCTTCCACCCTGGAGAAGAAACAAGGGGGGCAGCTTCGGACACGCCCAAACATGGGTAGGTATCAGAAGGGCTCCAGGGTCTCCCCTACCTTGGAAAAGAGAGAGCATACAGAAAGATTCTATTTCAATGTTCTTGTCACTTTGCTTTCTTGACTCACTacaagttgttttgttttttaaattgtgacTGCTTTTGTTGGTTCATCCATGTGGTATGAAAACAGCATACGTTTGTGATTATATCTGGACAGGGTTACAAATTGAGGTAATCTGCTGTAGAATGGAGTTTTTCTCTTAATGATGAAGGATCATTGTCAGCAAGATCTCATTTTCTACAGCCAATTTTTAAGCCTAGACTGGTTTTTTTCTGTTATGTAGCATACTTCTACCATCTtacatacttaaaaaaacaaaacaaaacacttgaataaaacataattaagaaaataaatccagaaagcACAAAATTCATATTGAATGCCAAAGTGCAAAACAGATAACCATGCCACTGGTCTCCCCTTATGTTAGCATggataataaagaaattagagtaataaagAAGCATggataataaagaaattagagtgatTCCATCCATTTTTGCTGATCAtgcttctgcttctctctcttttgcctTCACCCAAGGGTACATTGTAGAGTAGGATACAAATGGCACTAAGTGAAACTCCTCCCTggtccattttctttcccctgcTAGGTGCTGTAAGGAGCAAAGGTCCCGTGGTACAGTATACTCAAGATCTCACTGGTACTGGAACCCAGTTCAAGCCCCTAGAACCACCTCGCACTCCCTCTTTGCCTGCCCCTACTCTGTCCCCTCAGGTGGCTGATTTGGAGTGAGTATGATTCCTTTTTGTTCTCCAACCCCTTCTGGGCTTAGAAAGCTCTTCTTCCACTCTGTTCTCATCGTGGCCTTCTTTCCATGACCAGCTTTTCTCTCTCCCAGGAGTCTGGAGAGTCAGCTCGCCCAAGCACGGAAGCAAGTGGCCAAAAAGAGTACATCTTTCCGGCTAGGTTCTGTGGGCTCTGGTCATTCATCCCCTACATCCCCTGGGCTTAACGAGGCGGTCCCTGGCGGGAAGTCTGCAGTTGGCCAGACAGTGAGGTGAGATCAATCAGGAGCAACCTGATGGACTCTACACAGTCTGTGAGCTCATCAGCATCATAGCCTGAGGGTCTGtggtataaataaaataaagaggcaaATCAGTTTTTGGCTCAGGAAGTTCAGTTCAGtggaaaaaacaagaagaattGGGCACCCGTGACACAGACTGTGCACCAGGAAACGGCATCAGCTTTGGGGGATTAGAATGACCTGAGCCGGGAAAGCTCGTCTGGGGAGATCTCCTGCAGGAAGGAGATCTAAAGCAAGCTTTGAGAAGAATGGGTGCACCACAGGGATGGTGCTCAGAGCCCCAGGGGACCACCTCTGAGACTTGGGCTGGTGAAGGGGGGACGAGGAAACAAGTTTGACTGTCCAAGATGGGATGTTCAAGCCAGGGAATTTCAAGAAATTGGGATGGTTGGATATAGGAGGGGGCGGTGGTGCAGCTCGAGATTCTCAGGAAGTTGTGTCGGCCTTTGTCAGACTCTGAAGCATGGTGCTTGCTGTGCAAAGGTAGCCACGCATCGGGTaaaagctctggatttggagcaaggaagacctgagttcaaatcctgcctcagacttttcctagctgtgtgaccctgagcaagtcatttaactactttctgcctcagtttcctcattcataaaatgggaataacaagcATCAGAAGCATCACATGAGATTACACCTGtacagcactttgcaaaccttaaaagcgctataaaatttctgattttagtagtagtagtggcGGTAATAATAGACTCATATTTCTTCAACGCACCACGTTTGGTAAGGTGCTTTCCTTAGCAGCAACTCCTGAGCTCCCATCTCATCTGGCTTCTCTCCCCACTTATTTCTTTTCATCAGATTAACACCAGGCTCTGCGACCCCTGGCCCAACTTTCCCAGCTTTTCATGGCATGCTGGAGCGGGCTCCAGCTGAACCCTCCTATCGGGCCCCCATGGAGAAGCTTTTCTACTTGCCGCACGCCTGTAGTCACACCTGCCTCACCCGAGTGAGGCCGGTGAGCAACGCACAGTACCGGGGCAAGAACCCCCTGTTGGTCCCTCTGCTCTATGACTTTCGGCGCATGACGGCCCGGCGCCGGGTCAACCGCAAGATGGGCTTTCACGTTATCTATAAAACACCCTGCGGCCTTTGCCTGAGGACGATGAATGAGATTGAACGCTACCTCTTTGAGACAAGCTGTGATTTCCTTTTCCTGGAGATGTTCTGTTTGGACCCTTATGTTCTTGTGGATCGGAAATTCCAGCCCTATAAGCCTTTTTACTACATCCTGGACATCACCCACGGCCAGGAGGATGTTCCTCTCTCGTGTGTCAACGAGATTGATACCACCCCCCCGCCACAGGTGGCCTACAGCAAGGAGAGGATCCCAGGGAAAGGTGTCTTCATCAACACGGGCTGGGAGTTCCTCGTTGGCTGTGACTGCAAGGATGGTTGTCGGGACAAGTGAGTTGAGGGCACTAGttattttcatttccctcctGACTCTTCAATCCTTTCTCAgacttctatttttcttctctattatgtCCTTGTGATTCttcattccctttatttttattcttccctaacTGTGGCTCTGCCCTAAAGCCTCTGCTGgtataggaagggagggagagctgGACCTGGATTTTTTTCTGAGTGACTTTGGTAAAATACCTGCCTATCTCTGTCCCTATTATCTCTGCctatttttgcttccttcttcccccatcaTTCTGAATTTATTGGCTTCTTCATCAttctttaatgttttattatgcaatctctattctttctttctgtatgtgtctctttcaattgtgtacatatatatccttCCCTTGAAgtgtgtgtatttttgtgtgAGAGAATCTCCCCTACCATATCATTTCTAGAAAAAAGTCTTTCAACCTCATTCATCCACCCCTTTTATTCTGTGTCCAGGTCTAAATGTGCTTGCCACCAACTTACTATCCAGGCAACAGCCTGTACTCCCGGAGGCCAGATCAACCCTAACTCTGGCTACCAGCATAAGAGACTAGATGAGTGCCTGCCGACAGGGTAAGTGAGAGGAGGAGACTCAGCCTCACACATGAAGGAGGCTACTGctaatggttttatttttctttgcaaaaatttcTACTACAACAGACCCAAAGGGAATACAGTAATGGCtgcattttgctttttgttttaaacaaacatttatttaatcaaatTGGATTCCATTATCTTTCCATtactgaaaggaaataaaagaataccATTGGATAATCAGGGGAATTTTGCTTTGAGGTAAAGGATGATCCATTTCCAAGCTGTATGGCTTTTAATACATTCATCTTAGCTGGCAAGtaaaattgttaaaaaatgtattttgtggAGTCAGTGCATTGACACTGGGGATTACCATGGGCAGAGTTCTGTTCTAGATTGTTAGATAcaaatgaaatacataaaataagtgCCATCTCTTTAAGAGATTTACAATATACATAGacataacatatatacatgtcaAGACTTAGAAGAAAGCCATTATCCAAGTAAGTATAAAGTAACATCTTTTAACTAGCATTCATAAGCCCTTAAGGAGATATGAAACCAAAGCCTTATTGAGGGATAATCAGGAAATTCCTCTCAGGGGAGGGAGTTGAGCTGGGTGTCAAAGAGAGATGGGTACATGGATTGGCAGGGAGGCCATTCTGAATGGGAACAAGGTTGAATCAACCCAGGACTTACATCCTTGAATTTAAGGGTGTCAGAAAACAGAAGCCTAGGACTTGAGCAAACACTTAACTTGTGCTTTAGAATAAGCAAAAGGATTTTAGCTAATGTCAATACTGAAGGGAAGAAAAGTTAACTAGTAGTAATGATTCTTTTTCTAAGAGTTAATCTGTTGAATTTTCATACTAGAGAACTAGAAGGCCAAGTTCTAGTACTTAGATCTTATAGGTAATTAATTGCAACCATGATGTTGAAAATCTAAACAATTGCAACCATGATGTTGAAAATCTAAACAATTGCAACCATGATGTTGAAAATCTAAACAATTGCAACAGTAGGTTAATTAGCTAATAACTCTTTATTAGATATCAACATTGGCCTTTTGACTAATTCTTCTGCTATAATGTTAGCAGCTTTGAGGTCTCTGTCCATTACATGCATTTTAAAACAGAAGCACCTTTGGCAATACAGATTTGTAACTGTGATTAACGTTGTAGAGATCATGTTGTAATAGATTTTAATCTAATCTCTTCACAGGGTATACGAATGTAACAAGCGCTGCAAATGTAACATCAATATGTGCACAAACCGCTTGGTACAACATGGGCTACAGGTCCGACTGCAGCTCTTCAAGACCCAGAACAAGGGCTGGGGCATCCGTTGTTTGGATGACATCGCCAGAGGCTCCTTTGTCTGTATATATGCAGGTTGGTGGAGTGAGAGATATCGTAGATTCTTGGGATTGGAAAGGATGTCAGAGACCGTTAATTCAGCAACAAGATGTAAATGTCATTCCCAACAAGCAATCCCTTAAGCACAAGAACAATTTAGACTCACAGAGAGAGACTACTCAATTGTCAGACCCAGGAGAATAGAGGGGGGGCCACAGCATCTCCCTCCCCAGAGAATTTGTGTGAGATCTGTGTTTAGGTAAGTTGGGTTGCAGACTCTACTGAACTAGGGACAGGAGTAACTCACTAGGAAGATTAAGACCACAAAAGGCTAAAACTGGTAAAAGCGAATGAAATTTAGATGTCAAATAGGTATTGCCCAGCTGACACTGGTGAGACCTGTTTGAGGGATATTAGAATATTTTGGTTCCCTTAGAGAAATCTCTTAGCATGAGAGAAATATTACTTCTCTGGGCATGGGAGAAGAGACatgaagaaatgagaagaggaagggaggaatgttAGATCTAAGATTCAAAGACTTTCCCCAATCCCATATTAGATCATGATTTGTTGTCAGGGATGGATGACAGCAGCTTATTTTGGTAGATTTGGGGATCCTGGCCAGTGGAGAGATGGGGAGGAATGGAGTGAACTTGCTAAAGACATAATGCTTTAATTAACCCCTTGTTTTCCATCCAGGCAAAATCCTGACTGATGACTTTGCAGACAAGGAGGGTCTGGAAATGGGGGATGAGTACTTTGCAAACCTGGACCACATTGAAAGTGTGGAGAACTTTAAGGAAGGCTATGAAAGTGATGCCCCCTGCTCCTCTGACAGCAGCGGGGTGGACTTGAAGGACCAAGAGGATGGCAACAGTGGTACCGAGGACCCTGAAGAGTCCAATGATGACAGTTCGGATGACAACTTCTGCAAAGATGAGGATTTTAGTACCAGTTCAGTCTGGCGCAGCTATGCCACCCGGCGGCAGACAAGAGGCCAGAAAGAGAATGGGACATCGGAGACGGCTTCCAAGGACTCCCGCCCCACTGACTCGGGGACCCCCCACCTTTCTGCCCCTCAGACTTCTATGGGGGGTTGTAAACCTCCTTCCTCTGAGGACACGCCCAAGAACAAAGTAGCCACATGGCTAAGCTGCAACAATGTCAGTGACAGTAGCTTTGCTGACTCAGATAGCCGCTCCTCCTTCAGGACCAGTGAAGGTGGAGATGGGAGGGCTGGGGTAGGCCGTGGGGATGGAGAGAAGCCCTCCGTCTCAGGGTTAGGGGTCAAAGAAGAGGGGGATATCAAGGCACCCAAGAAAGAGGTGAGTAGGGCAGAATCCAACAGCTTTGGGGTTTTCTGTGCGTAGTGCTGATGCTTCACATACTCAACTCTGAATTGTCATGGGGGTTGTACACTTTGTGGATAATttttagcaaatgcttaataTAGCCATCCAGCTTTCCCCTCTTACCCAACTGGATTGGCCTAGGTTGCCACCTCCCACTCTCAGCTGAATATATGTCCAGGAAATATGATTCATTTTAATATCATCAGCAAAACATTAGCAAGAGAAATTATCTGATGAATTTCAAAATTGTGTGAATggtcttttttattatcttctatttGGGGTCCTCCATCCCCCATCAATACCATCCTTTAGCAGGGAGAATGAAGCATTGACTATATGTAGATTCTTTTGTTCTCATTAAACAGTTTCCATGTTGGGagtggaaactgaagcccaaggcCAGTTGAGTCTGCTCTTGGCCCCTAAGGTCAAGCCAAAAGGCTAACCTTTCTGAAGCCTTCTCTCCCAGGAGTGCTGCTGAGCCCGCCATGGCCATGACTAAGATGCAGGTCTCTCTATCAGTTCTCTGCCTTGAGGCAGCATAGCCCCCCACCCAGCACTGCTCCTTGATCATGGGGAAGGGGGGAATGTGGGGAAGCAGGCATAAttgtggggggaaaaataaaCTTTGTATTTGCTACTTTATTTTCCAGGAGTCTGATGAACAGAGCAAGATTGTGTTGTAAGTATCTTCTGTTACTAACTCCCTGTTTCCAGATCTATCCTGCACCACAGTCTGAAAATGAAGACCAATTCATCTCCTTTTGTTTTGTCCACTAGGTCTAGTGAAGGTTCCAGGACTTTTGGATACAACCCATCCCCCTTGAAGACTGAGGGTATCAAGGGCCCACCTAGCAAGACCAATATACATCAGGCCCGGAGGCTTGTGGCGCCTGCACAAGCCAATCCTGATGTAAGCCATGCTGCCGAGCTTCTATCCTCTCCATGATTCTGCCAGTCTCAGTTCTAAGGCCAGGGAAAGCATTTTTATCATCTCCTGGTCTTGATGATTTTGCTAATTGAGGGGAGACCAAGggttcctcctttttttcctgcaTGATTCAGCCTTCTTGCCTCTCCCCCCAGGGCTCTAACCTTCTTCCTTTTAGAATCAGTCCCTGGCATTTGTCTTTTAACCCCACCCCACATCCATTTTCCAACTGTTGATTCATTATGGAGacctgaagcagagagacaggtaCTTGTGTGTGGAGGTGAACCCAGATTTCCCCAGCCCTAGCCATTCCTGGAGAGATAATAATCAAGTTTCATTAACTCTGTTCCTTCTGCCAGGATGTTCTGACATTATCCAGCAGCACAGAAAGTGAGGGGGAGAGTGGGACAAGCCGAAAACCTGTAGCTGGTCAGGCTCCAGCCACAGCAGCTGACAGTGATGACATCCAGACCATCTCCTCTGGCTCTGATGGCGAGGATTATGAAGACAAGAAGAACCTGTCTGGTACTTTGGGTGAACTTAAAGGGGTATCAAAGAAGTTTTAAAGGCTGAAGGTAGAGTAGGCCCAGGGCCTAGGAGTACTGAGGCCCATCTTCTTCCCAGCAATTCGTGTCGCACACTTTTCTTAGTTTATTAACTCTCTCCTCCAGTAGCTATTCTGTCATATTGCTGTAgctttaccttaaaaaaaaaaaaaaatagcccatTTAAGTTGCTAAGCATCCCAGACTCTTTCTTTctgaaaggaaaatgaacaagCATACCTGTAGGGAGGAGTAGGGAcgggataataatagctgattTCTATGTGCTGCTTTACTTTGCACAATGCTTTAAATGTATTACTTCATTTGTTCTCCATCCCAAACCCGTGAAGTCAGTGTCCACCCAAGGGTCGCCCAGCTGCTCCCAgagctgggacttgaacccagtccTTCACTGGCTCTAGTTCGGGACTTCCCTGCTGGGCCAGACCTTGTCTCCCAACCTTCATCTTCTCATTTCTCCACAGGCCCAATCAAACGGCAGGTGGCTGTGAAATCTACACGAGGTTTTGCTTTAAAATCAACACATGGCATTGCTATAAAGTCAACCAATATGGCGTCTGCAGACAAGGGTGAGAGCGTGCCTGTTCGCAAGAATACACGCCAATTCTATGATGGCGAGGAGTCTTGCTACATCATTGACGCCAAGCTAGAAGGCAACCTGGGCCGCTATCTGAACGTGAGCCTCCCTTCCCCACGGTCCCAAAGGTCCTCAATACTGGATGCCCTAAGGACCTGGAAATAAGCCCGCCCAACTCCCTCATTCTCTGACCAAAAATCCCACCTGTCTTATTGGGCCTCATTACTTTACCTCAGGGGTCCAACTTGGCCCTTGTCTTGTTTCCAGAGAAGTGTTTTAGCTTAAGACATTTCAGTAGCTGGCTGTCTCCACCAGCTCTTCCTCTTACTACTTGCCCTTTTGGCTCTTACCATTCCCTTACTTCTGCTCCTGTCCTCAAGTCCAACTGTATTCAATGTTCCTTCCAAAATTGTGGCCATTCATTCTCCTTGACTGACTTCATCCTGTTTCCATACCCACAGCACAGCTGCAGTCCCAACCTGTTTGTCCAGAATGTCTTCGTTGACACCCATGACCTTCGTTTCCCCTGGGTGGCTTTCTTTGCCAGCAAGTAAGAATcagggagaaatagaagaaaggggTCTGAGCTTGGCAGAGGGAACTAAGGTGGAAATTCCCCaactgttttttggttttgttcttacCGTTGAGCTGGAAGGGCTTCAGAACTTTCTTGTACTTTTGTCCATTTTCCAGGAGGATACGAGCTGGGACAGAGCTGACCTGGGACTATAACTATGAGGTGGGCAGCGTGGAGGGAAAGGAGCTTTTGTGCTGTTGTGGAGCCATAGAATGTCGAGGACGACTTCTTTAAACTTCCCTGCTGCATTCAGGATCTTCCGAGGCATCTCAGACCACCTCCCTATCCATTGGACTTGATCCCTCCCCTGCTTCCTCTAGTAGATAAAAATGGGAACCCTGCAGTTTGAGGGTTCCTTCCAGTGTGGTGCTATCAGGCAGGGCCCATCCCCCAGCCCACAATCTACTCTCCCAGCATGTTGGTTTGAGGAGATCACAGCTTGTGGACAGGGCCCTTCCATTCCTGCcccatcttctctttcccctctactGCATTCACGTAAGTATGGCAGTTCTCATTTGTCCCCAAGATGGGGATTGTTTTTCCCAACCCCCCACTCCCACTTTGTATTCTTCCTTGAAAATCTTTTAACAAGGAGGTAAATCTGTGTctctggtttgatttttcttccccagTTCCCTTCTCCAGACCAAGAGAGTCTGTGATCCTATCTTAGTTTGTTATTCTTGCCCAGACACACTGTTCTCACAAAGTGTCTTGGATCATCAGTTAGTCCTTTCCTATGTTCACATGCCAGGTAAATTTTGAGGTGGGCAGAGGGAGGAGAGTTTGTGTAATTGTATGGTTAGTTATGAAGGtaagaaactgttttttttttttgttttgttccccACCAACTTCCCATGTTCTCACGTCTGTTGCCatgttttatttaatctttaatatattttaattaaaaaaaaaaaaaaaacacacacacacacaaacagtaCAACATTTGGTCTGTGGGTTTGAAATGGTTCGATATGGTCCTCTCTAGGGAAATGTCTGTCACCCTCCTCTCCCTAGGCTGTTTGTAGTTTGGGTTTTCAGACTGAAAACCAAAACTGCAAAGTTCAATAAATAAGTAAAACTGGTTGCTGCCCCACTTCAGTCAAGCTAACCtgacagaaggaagagaagagtaaAAAAGGCCACGGGAAAGAGGCTAGAAAGGGGGACAGGAGGGAGGGCGCTCCTTGTGTTTCGGGCCCCAGAGGCAAGGACCCACTAACCCTGGTCCACTCTGGAAGTCTCTGgttagaggaaggaaaaaattaggcAGCTCAGCTTGGGCCCCCAGGCAGAAGAGGGGGCCTGGAATAATGAGAGCAGGGTCTAGCTTTGGCAGAATGAGACCCACAAAGGGAATGGTAAGGCACAGACTGTCTTGGGACCCCTGGTCTGACTCTACAGTGAGGAATGTAAGCTATTCCCCAGCTCTGAACCGAAGCCCAGGGGTGGGGGAAGGTGGGCCCTGCCTTTAACAGGCCCTGAGCCATCCCCCTCACACAGGAGGGACAGGAATTTGGTTGAAAGGCATCTGGGTGACCA
This window contains:
- the SETDB1 gene encoding histone-lysine N-methyltransferase SETDB1 isoform X1; translated protein: MTSFPGCFGLGAAAAGMEPQEIAELQQAVVEELGISMEELRQFIDEELEKMDCVKQRKRQLAELESWVVQKETEVAHVDELFDEASRAVTNCETLVKDFYSKLGLQYRESSSEDEASKPTEVIEIPDEDDDVLSVDSGDAGSRTPKDQKLREAMAALRKSAQDVQKFMDAVNKKTSSQDLNKGALGQVPVELSKDGDLVVSMRILGKKRTKTWHKGTLIAIQTVGAGRKFKVKFDNKGKSLLSGNHIAYDYHPPADKLYVGSRVVAKYKDGNQVWLYAGIVAETPNVKNKLRFLIFFDDGYASYVTQSELYPICRPLKKTWEDIEDISCRDFIEEYITAYPNRPMVLLKSGQLIKTEWEGTWWKSRVEEVDGSLVKILFLDRIRPLSLLPRHQDDKRCEWIYRGSTRLEPMFSMKTSTASTLEKKQGGQLRTRPNMGAVRSKGPVVQYTQDLTGTGTQFKPLEPPRTPSLPAPTLSPQVADLESLESQLAQARKQVAKKSTSFRLGSVGSGHSSPTSPGLNEAVPGGKSAVGQTVRLTPGSATPGPTFPAFHGMLERAPAEPSYRAPMEKLFYLPHACSHTCLTRVRPVSNAQYRGKNPLLVPLLYDFRRMTARRRVNRKMGFHVIYKTPCGLCLRTMNEIERYLFETSCDFLFLEMFCLDPYVLVDRKFQPYKPFYYILDITHGQEDVPLSCVNEIDTTPPPQVAYSKERIPGKGVFINTGWEFLVGCDCKDGCRDKSKCACHQLTIQATACTPGGQINPNSGYQHKRLDECLPTGVYECNKRCKCNINMCTNRLVQHGLQVRLQLFKTQNKGWGIRCLDDIARGSFVCIYAGKILTDDFADKEGLEMGDEYFANLDHIESVENFKEGYESDAPCSSDSSGVDLKDQEDGNSGTEDPEESNDDSSDDNFCKDEDFSTSSVWRSYATRRQTRGQKENGTSETASKDSRPTDSGTPHLSAPQTSMGGCKPPSSEDTPKNKVATWLSCNNVSDSSFADSDSRSSFRTSEGGDGRAGVGRGDGEKPSVSGLGVKEEGDIKAPKKEESDEQSKIVLSSEGSRTFGYNPSPLKTEGIKGPPSKTNIHQARRLVAPAQANPDDVLTLSSSTESEGESGTSRKPVAGQAPATAADSDDIQTISSGSDGEDYEDKKNLSGPIKRQVAVKSTRGFALKSTHGIAIKSTNMASADKGESVPVRKNTRQFYDGEESCYIIDAKLEGNLGRYLNHSCSPNLFVQNVFVDTHDLRFPWVAFFASKRIRAGTELTWDYNYEVGSVEGKELLCCCGAIECRGRLL
- the SETDB1 gene encoding histone-lysine N-methyltransferase SETDB1 isoform X5; the encoded protein is MRMMMSSVLIQLREAMAALRKSAQDVQKFMDAVNKKTSSQDLNKGALGQVPVELSKDGDLVVSMRILGKKRTKTWHKGTLIAIQTVGAGRKFKVKFDNKGKSLLSGNHIAYDYHPPADKLYVGSRVVAKYKDGNQVWLYAGIVAETPNVKNKLRFLIFFDDGYASYVTQSELYPICRPLKKTWEDIEDISCRDFIEEYITAYPNRPMVLLKSGQLIKTEWEGTWWKSRVEEVDGSLVKILFLDRIRPLSLLPRHQDDKRCEWIYRGSTRLEPMFSMKTSTASTLEKKQGGQLRTRPNMGAVRSKGPVVQYTQDLTGTGTQFKPLEPPRTPSLPAPTLSPQVADLESLESQLAQARKQVAKKSTSFRLGSVGSGHSSPTSPGLNEAVPGGKSAVGQTVRLTPGSATPGPTFPAFHGMLERAPAEPSYRAPMEKLFYLPHACSHTCLTRVRPVSNAQYRGKNPLLVPLLYDFRRMTARRRVNRKMGFHVIYKTPCGLCLRTMNEIERYLFETSCDFLFLEMFCLDPYVLVDRKFQPYKPFYYILDITHGQEDVPLSCVNEIDTTPPPQVAYSKERIPGKGVFINTGWEFLVGCDCKDGCRDKSKCACHQLTIQATACTPGGQINPNSGYQHKRLDECLPTGVYECNKRCKCNINMCTNRLVQHGLQVRLQLFKTQNKGWGIRCLDDIARGSFVCIYAGKILTDDFADKEGLEMGDEYFANLDHIESVENFKEGYESDAPCSSDSSGVDLKDQEDGNSGTEDPEESNDDSSDDNFCKDEDFSTSSVWRSYATRRQTRGQKENGTSETASKDSRPTDSGTPHLSAPQTSMGGCKPPSSEDTPKNKVATWLSCNNVSDSSFADSDSRSSFRTSEGGDGRAGVGRGDGEKPSVSGLGVKEEGDIKAPKKEESDEQSKIVLSSEGSRTFGYNPSPLKTEGIKGPPSKTNIHQARRLVAPAQANPDDVLTLSSSTESEGESGTSRKPVAGQAPATAADSDDIQTISSGSDGEDYEDKKNLSGPIKRQVAVKSTRGFALKSTHGIAIKSTNMASADKGESVPVRKNTRQFYDGEESCYIIDAKLEGNLGRYLNHSCSPNLFVQNVFVDTHDLRFPWVAFFASKRIRAGTELTWDYNYEVGSVEGKELLCCCGAIECRGRLL